The Synechocystis sp. PCC 7509 genome includes a window with the following:
- a CDS encoding MFS transporter yields MTTIIKPPCDEGVIRAGKSAAPCSRNVRRWVLAATILGSSMALIDGTVVNVALPVLQEALNATVKDVQWIVESYALFLAALILVGGSLGDFFGRRRIFAYGVTLFALASIWCGLSPNVNQLIMARALQGIGGALLVPGSLAIISASFSGDERGKAIGTWSGFTAITSAFGPVLGGWLVENTSWRWIFFINVPLAAIVLFILFWRVPESRDDEGARSLDWWGAILVTLGLGVIVFGLIEASTLGLTAPLVLGCFVVGLLILAAFIFVERNSRTPMMPLSLFKSRTFSGANLLTLLLYFALSGVFFFFPFNLIQVQGYSATAAGAAFLPFILLMFVLSRWSGSLVSRYGAKRPLIVGPAIASIGFILFALPGIITSYWTSFFPAILVLGFGMAISVAPLTTTVMNAVTVQQAGVASGINNAVSRTAGLLAIAISSIFVSNTFNRSLDRRLEVINLPLQAQQFLAEERIKLAGAAIPPGLSAEVSAQVKNAIANSFIDGFRLVMWIAVGLALSSAIVSLLTIKDCSKS; encoded by the coding sequence ATGACAACCATAATTAAGCCACCCTGCGATGAAGGCGTTATTCGTGCCGGGAAAAGCGCCGCTCCCTGTAGTCGAAATGTGAGGCGGTGGGTGCTGGCGGCAACAATTCTCGGCTCTAGCATGGCGTTAATTGATGGCACAGTAGTTAATGTGGCGCTGCCCGTGCTGCAAGAGGCGCTCAATGCTACGGTGAAAGACGTGCAGTGGATTGTAGAATCCTATGCTTTATTTTTAGCAGCTTTAATTTTAGTTGGCGGCTCTTTAGGTGACTTCTTTGGAAGGCGAAGGATCTTTGCTTATGGCGTTACTTTATTTGCTTTAGCCTCAATTTGGTGCGGTTTATCGCCTAACGTTAATCAATTGATTATGGCTAGAGCCTTGCAAGGAATCGGTGGGGCGTTACTCGTACCGGGAAGCTTGGCAATTATTAGCGCCTCTTTTAGCGGTGACGAGCGCGGGAAAGCGATCGGTACTTGGTCGGGGTTTACAGCAATTACTTCGGCGTTTGGGCCTGTTTTGGGCGGTTGGCTAGTAGAAAATACTTCTTGGCGGTGGATATTTTTTATTAACGTGCCATTAGCTGCGATCGTATTATTTATTTTATTTTGGCGCGTACCCGAAAGCCGCGACGACGAAGGAGCGAGAAGCTTGGATTGGTGGGGCGCAATTTTAGTAACTTTAGGCTTAGGGGTAATTGTATTTGGACTAATTGAAGCTTCTACTTTGGGTTTAACTGCTCCCTTGGTGCTGGGATGTTTCGTTGTAGGCTTACTTATTTTGGCGGCTTTTATATTTGTAGAGCGTAACAGCCGCACTCCCATGATGCCTTTATCGCTGTTTAAGTCTCGTACCTTTAGCGGGGCAAATTTGCTCACACTACTGCTTTACTTCGCCTTGAGCGGGGTATTTTTCTTTTTTCCTTTTAATTTAATTCAAGTGCAAGGTTACTCGGCTACGGCGGCGGGGGCTGCTTTTTTGCCATTTATTTTGTTAATGTTTGTATTGTCCCGGTGGTCTGGTTCTTTAGTTAGTCGCTACGGTGCAAAACGACCATTAATAGTTGGGCCAGCGATCGCATCAATAGGATTTATTTTATTTGCATTGCCAGGAATTATTACTAGCTATTGGACAAGTTTTTTTCCGGCGATCCTAGTTTTAGGTTTTGGGATGGCAATTAGCGTCGCACCGCTTACAACTACAGTTATGAATGCTGTGACAGTGCAGCAAGCTGGGGTGGCTTCAGGAATTAACAACGCCGTTTCCCGCACGGCGGGATTGCTGGCAATCGCCATTAGTAGTATTTTTGTCTCCAACACCTTTAACCGCAGCCTAGATCGGCGTTTGGAAGTTATAAATTTACCTCTCCAAGCGCAACAATTTCTCGCTGAAGAACGAATCAAACTTGCAGGTGCAGCAATTCCCCCCGGACTAAGTGCAGAAGTAAGCGCTCAAGTAAAAAATGCGATCGCCAATTCATTTATTGATGGATTTCGTTTAGTAATGTGGATTGCGGTAGGACTGGCGCTATCAAGTGCGATCGTTAGCTTATTAACAATTAAAGATTGTTCAAAAAGTTAG
- a CDS encoding ubiquitin carboxyl-terminal hydrolase 14, giving the protein MTTNCPHIEQIQEVIPSANGCEDCLKIGDRWVHLRKCLTCGHVGCCDASKNKHATKHFQTTNHPIIQSIEPGEDWKWCYIDQILL; this is encoded by the coding sequence ATGACAACTAATTGCCCGCATATTGAGCAAATTCAAGAAGTCATACCCAGCGCTAATGGCTGTGAAGACTGTTTAAAAATAGGCGATCGCTGGGTACATTTGCGGAAATGCCTAACTTGCGGTCATGTTGGCTGTTGCGATGCTTCTAAAAACAAGCACGCAACCAAACACTTTCAAACTACTAATCATCCTATTATCCAATCTATCGAGCCGGGTGAGGATTGGAAGTGGTGTTATATCGACCAAATCCTTCTCTAA
- a CDS encoding serine/threonine protein kinase: protein MLEVHQVLRDRYQLQKLLSHNSLRQTWLAVDLDTQEQVVVKLLTFGTTMDWTNVKLFEREAEILKQLNYPQIPQYRDSFRIDEQDIKFVLVESYICGASFKELLAQGRKFSELEIENIAKDILQILIYLHEQNTPILHRDIKPSNLILGEDTRVYLVDFGAVQNRVATVGATFTVVGTYGYAPMEQFGDRAIPATDLYGLGATLIHLITGTSPADLPQKELRIQFNNFVSISPFLIQWLEHLTEPAPERRPSTAHQALEMLENKAFSISKSIQPQDTRINLKKSFDELNISIPPIDANIGSLPFFLISTVFITPFLAVASMLTVGFLLKPGITYIIPSVIICSILIPFVFMWFRTLESSCGRTEINLSRENFLVKLKLFGFTYNQKKGCNAEIKNIFSTTLERNIEYSRLALVIETNSKKHSISPPLTDVERLWLIQEIKNWLKIS from the coding sequence ATGTTAGAAGTTCATCAAGTATTACGCGATCGCTATCAACTACAAAAACTGTTAAGTCATAATTCATTACGACAAACTTGGCTGGCGGTAGATTTAGATACTCAAGAACAAGTTGTAGTTAAGTTATTGACCTTTGGGACGACGATGGATTGGACAAATGTTAAGCTATTTGAGCGAGAAGCAGAAATTCTCAAGCAGCTTAATTATCCCCAAATTCCCCAATATCGAGACTCTTTTAGGATTGACGAGCAAGATATTAAGTTTGTCCTTGTAGAAAGTTATATTTGCGGTGCTTCTTTCAAAGAGTTATTAGCACAAGGCAGAAAGTTTAGCGAACTCGAAATAGAAAATATTGCTAAAGATATTTTACAGATTCTCATTTATTTGCACGAACAAAACACCCCAATACTTCATCGAGATATCAAGCCTAGCAATCTAATTTTGGGGGAGGATACGCGAGTATATTTGGTTGATTTTGGCGCAGTACAAAACCGCGTAGCTACTGTAGGAGCGACGTTTACAGTGGTGGGGACTTATGGTTATGCGCCAATGGAACAATTTGGCGATCGCGCAATTCCAGCAACAGATTTATATGGTTTAGGTGCAACTTTAATTCATTTAATTACAGGTACAAGTCCGGCGGATTTGCCTCAAAAAGAATTACGGATTCAATTTAACAATTTTGTTAGCATTAGTCCGTTTTTAATTCAATGGTTAGAACACCTTACAGAACCCGCACCCGAACGCAGACCTAGCACCGCTCATCAAGCTTTAGAAATGCTAGAAAACAAAGCTTTTAGTATTAGTAAAAGTATTCAACCTCAAGATACTCGCATCAATTTAAAGAAGTCTTTTGATGAATTAAATATATCTATACCGCCGATAGATGCAAATATTGGTAGCTTACCTTTTTTCCTAATCTCCACAGTTTTTATTACGCCCTTTTTGGCTGTTGCATCGATGCTAACAGTAGGTTTTTTACTCAAGCCTGGAATTACTTATATTATTCCCTCTGTAATTATTTGCTCTATATTGATTCCTTTTGTTTTTATGTGGTTTCGCACCTTAGAAAGTTCTTGCGGACGAACGGAAATTAACTTAAGTAGAGAGAACTTTTTAGTTAAATTAAAACTATTTGGTTTTACTTATAATCAAAAAAAAGGATGCAACGCAGAAATTAAAAATATTTTTTCCACAACTCTAGAAAGAAATATTGAATATTCTAGGTTGGCGTTAGTTATAGAAACAAACAGCAAAAAACACTCAATTTCTCCACCTTTAACTGATGTAGAAAGACTTTGGTTAATTCAGGAGATTAAAAACTGGTTAAAAATTAGCTGA
- a CDS encoding putative selenate ABC transporter substrate-binding protein: MIKIAPGILLLLSLAFAACSSNVAETEKPEIKPLVTGAIPDQNPEKLQRQYSKLNAYLEKELGVNVIYKPVTDYTAAVTAFKVGDLDLVWFGGLTGVQARLQVQGAEAIAQRDIDAKFHSVFIANKNTGLKPLKNTTDFQQLKGRTFTFGSESSTSGRLMPQYFLQQAGLKLSDFKGEAGFSGDHDKTIKLVEAGSYEVGAVNEKIWLKRVASKEVDLSKVAVIWTSPAYYDYHWLINPQVKQRYGADFVNEVQNALLKLDPTVPEHKEILELLDANKFVATKNSNYAQIEQVGREIGKIK; the protein is encoded by the coding sequence ATGATAAAAATTGCTCCGGGGATTTTGTTGTTATTATCTCTAGCTTTTGCCGCTTGTTCGTCTAACGTAGCTGAAACTGAAAAACCTGAGATAAAACCTTTAGTTACTGGCGCAATTCCCGACCAAAACCCAGAAAAATTACAGCGCCAATATAGTAAGTTAAATGCTTACTTAGAAAAAGAATTAGGCGTAAATGTTATCTACAAACCCGTTACTGATTATACTGCCGCCGTTACTGCTTTTAAAGTGGGAGATTTAGATTTAGTTTGGTTTGGCGGTTTAACTGGAGTGCAAGCACGGTTGCAAGTACAAGGCGCTGAAGCGATCGCCCAACGAGATATAGATGCTAAATTCCATAGTGTATTTATTGCTAATAAAAATACGGGCTTAAAACCACTTAAAAATACTACCGATTTTCAGCAATTAAAAGGGCGTACTTTTACTTTTGGGAGCGAGTCTTCTACCTCTGGGCGTTTGATGCCACAGTACTTTTTGCAACAAGCTGGGCTTAAACTGAGCGATTTTAAAGGTGAAGCTGGTTTTTCGGGCGATCACGATAAAACTATTAAACTTGTTGAAGCTGGTAGCTATGAGGTGGGTGCTGTAAATGAAAAAATTTGGTTAAAAAGAGTAGCTTCTAAAGAAGTTGATTTAAGTAAAGTAGCCGTTATTTGGACTTCGCCTGCTTACTACGATTACCACTGGCTAATTAATCCTCAAGTCAAACAGCGCTACGGCGCAGATTTTGTAAATGAAGTTCAAAATGCTTTGCTAAAACTAGATCCAACTGTTCCCGAACATAAAGAAATTCTCGAATTATTAGATGCTAACAAATTTGTGGCTACTAAAAACTCCAATTATGCTCAAATAGAACAAGTGGGTAGAGAAATTGGCAAGATAAAATGA
- a CDS encoding PhnE/PtxC family ABC transporter permease — translation MGYINKQTKPQGRRVFTLCLLAVIWALHTAGVFSGDVVNAGGGDLVRQFLVAAIHPNLSWEFLLLTWEATLKTFAYAVCGTFLSLAIATIGGIFCSQVWWESVLGVSGLPWLGIRAGLAIPIAIHELIWGLFFINIFGLDPLVAVLAIAIPFGAITAKVFSEILDETPRQAFLALLNSGISPLNAFIYSLIPQAQTNLISYAFYRFECSIRAAAVLGIIGAGGLGYQILLSLQSLRYEEMWTLLIALVLLSGVTDFASALVRCKIGAPSRLDLMSKPTASKSVPWWATLGIVMAIACSFWYVDADFSKLWIPRTGELLIDVVKQAFPPDYSQLREILRLCGQTLAMSILAIAFAGCGGIFLSFFAANNLRLPGGIVTLVSARFFLLFTRAIPAPIWALIFLFVLFPGILPGAIALGIHNMGILGRLMAEVTENLDDRPLKSLKALGASNSQIFLYGVLPQTMPKFIAYILYRWEVCIRATVIVGLVGAGGLGRLLTEQLSSFDYPGVVATLVCFIGLTFFVDIISATIRQML, via the coding sequence ATGGGTTATATAAACAAGCAAACTAAACCGCAGGGAAGGAGGGTTTTTACTCTGTGCTTGCTGGCGGTTATTTGGGCATTGCATACGGCGGGAGTGTTTAGTGGAGACGTTGTAAATGCTGGTGGCGGGGATTTAGTAAGGCAGTTTTTAGTTGCAGCGATTCATCCTAATTTGAGTTGGGAGTTTTTGCTATTGACTTGGGAAGCGACATTAAAGACGTTTGCTTACGCGGTGTGCGGTACTTTTTTAAGTTTAGCGATCGCTACTATTGGCGGAATATTTTGCTCTCAAGTATGGTGGGAGTCAGTTTTAGGAGTATCTGGGCTACCTTGGTTAGGAATACGAGCGGGTTTAGCAATTCCTATAGCGATTCACGAATTAATCTGGGGATTATTTTTTATAAATATCTTTGGATTAGATCCGTTAGTTGCGGTGCTGGCGATCGCAATTCCCTTTGGCGCAATTACAGCTAAGGTATTTTCCGAGATTTTAGACGAAACTCCCCGTCAGGCGTTTTTAGCATTGCTTAATAGTGGAATTTCACCGCTTAATGCGTTTATTTATAGCTTGATTCCCCAAGCACAGACTAATTTAATTTCCTATGCTTTTTATCGGTTTGAGTGTTCAATTCGGGCGGCGGCGGTATTAGGAATTATTGGCGCGGGGGGATTGGGTTATCAAATTCTCCTTTCTTTGCAATCTTTGCGCTACGAGGAAATGTGGACTTTATTAATTGCTTTGGTTTTGCTTAGTGGGGTTACAGATTTTGCTAGTGCGTTGGTACGGTGTAAAATTGGCGCACCTAGTCGGTTAGATTTGATGTCAAAACCGACGGCAAGCAAGAGTGTACCTTGGTGGGCGACTTTAGGAATAGTTATGGCGATCGCCTGCTCTTTTTGGTACGTTGACGCAGATTTTAGTAAACTTTGGATACCGCGCACCGGAGAATTATTAATTGATGTTGTAAAACAGGCATTTCCCCCTGACTACAGCCAACTGAGGGAGATTTTGAGGCTTTGCGGTCAAACTTTGGCTATGTCGATCTTGGCGATCGCGTTTGCGGGGTGTGGGGGGATATTTTTATCTTTCTTTGCCGCCAACAACTTACGATTACCAGGAGGAATAGTAACTTTAGTTTCGGCGAGGTTTTTTTTATTATTTACTCGCGCTATTCCCGCGCCAATTTGGGCATTGATATTCTTATTTGTACTGTTTCCAGGAATCTTACCAGGTGCGATCGCCCTTGGTATTCATAACATGGGAATTTTGGGGCGACTAATGGCAGAAGTTACCGAAAACTTAGACGATCGCCCTTTAAAATCTCTTAAAGCTTTGGGTGCTAGTAATTCCCAAATATTTTTGTACGGAGTTCTGCCCCAAACTATGCCTAAATTTATTGCTTACATCCTTTATCGGTGGGAAGTCTGCATTCGGGCGACAGTAATAGTCGGCTTAGTAGGGGCGGGAGGTTTGGGGCGCTTACTTACCGAACAACTTAGCAGCTTTGACTATCCTGGAGTAGTTGCTACATTAGTTTGTTTTATCGGTTTAACTTTTTTTGTAGATATAATTAGCGCTACAATTCGGCAAATGCTTTAG
- the groL gene encoding chaperonin GroEL (60 kDa chaperone family; promotes refolding of misfolded polypeptides especially under stressful conditions; forms two stacked rings of heptamers to form a barrel-shaped 14mer; ends can be capped by GroES; misfolded proteins enter the barrel where they are refolded when GroES binds), with protein MAKIIAFNEESRRALERGVNALADAVRITLGPKGRNVLLEKKFGAPQIVNDGITVAKEIELEDPLENTGARLMQEVASKTKDVAGDGTTTATVLAQAMIKEGLKNVAAGANPVSLRRGIEKTIDKLVEVIAQIAKPVEGSAIAQVATVSAGNDEEVGLMIADAMEKVTTDGVITVEESKSLTTDLEVVEGMQIDRGYISPYFITDNERMVVEYENARILIADQKISSIQDLVPVLEKVARSGQPLLIIAEDVDGEALATLVVNKARGVLSACAIKSPGFGDRRKALLQDIAVLTGGQMISEEVGLTLDAVTLEMMGVARKLTIDKESTTIVATGEYTAEVEKRIGQIRRQLEDTDSEYDSEKLQERIAKLAGGVAVIKVGAATETELKDRKLRIEDALNATKAAVEEGIVPGGGATLIYLSKQINEIKKSLNEEEKIGADIVGRSLEAPLRQMADNAGVEGSVIVEKVRETDLNIGYNAATGVFEDLIAAGIIDPAKVVRSALQNAGSIAGMVITTEALVVEKPEKNAPAPDMGGMGGMGGMGGMGGMGGMGMM; from the coding sequence ATGGCAAAAATTATTGCATTTAACGAAGAATCTCGGCGAGCGTTAGAGCGGGGCGTAAATGCCTTGGCGGATGCAGTTCGCATTACTTTAGGACCAAAAGGGCGGAATGTGCTGCTAGAAAAGAAATTTGGCGCACCGCAAATTGTCAATGATGGCATTACCGTTGCTAAAGAGATTGAATTAGAAGATCCGTTAGAAAACACGGGCGCACGGCTAATGCAAGAAGTTGCTTCAAAAACTAAAGATGTGGCTGGAGACGGGACAACGACGGCTACAGTCCTTGCTCAAGCGATGATTAAAGAAGGCTTGAAGAACGTAGCGGCGGGTGCAAATCCTGTGAGCTTGCGTCGCGGAATCGAAAAAACTATCGACAAATTGGTAGAAGTAATCGCCCAAATTGCTAAACCAGTTGAAGGAAGTGCGATCGCGCAAGTTGCTACAGTTTCGGCGGGAAACGATGAAGAAGTAGGTTTAATGATTGCTGACGCAATGGAAAAAGTGACTACCGATGGTGTAATCACTGTCGAAGAATCCAAGTCTTTAACTACAGATTTGGAAGTAGTCGAAGGAATGCAAATCGATCGCGGTTATATTTCTCCTTACTTTATTACCGACAACGAGCGGATGGTTGTAGAGTACGAAAATGCCCGGATTTTAATTGCAGACCAAAAAATTAGCAGCATTCAAGACTTAGTTCCGGTACTAGAAAAAGTAGCGCGTTCTGGTCAACCATTGCTAATTATTGCTGAAGATGTAGACGGGGAAGCCTTGGCAACTTTGGTCGTAAATAAAGCACGGGGCGTATTGAGTGCGTGTGCGATTAAATCTCCTGGATTTGGCGATCGCCGCAAAGCTTTGTTACAAGATATTGCCGTTCTCACTGGCGGACAAATGATTTCTGAGGAAGTCGGTTTAACTTTGGATGCCGTAACTTTGGAAATGATGGGAGTTGCGCGTAAACTTACCATTGACAAAGAATCAACAACTATCGTGGCTACGGGCGAATATACCGCCGAAGTTGAAAAGCGCATCGGTCAAATTCGCAGACAGTTAGAAGACACTGATTCGGAGTACGACAGCGAAAAACTCCAAGAGCGGATTGCTAAACTTGCAGGCGGTGTAGCGGTAATTAAAGTCGGTGCAGCAACAGAAACTGAACTTAAAGACCGTAAATTGCGAATTGAAGACGCTTTAAACGCTACCAAAGCGGCGGTAGAAGAAGGTATTGTTCCTGGTGGTGGTGCAACCTTAATTTATTTAAGCAAGCAAATCAATGAGATTAAAAAGAGCTTAAATGAAGAAGAAAAAATTGGCGCTGATATAGTCGGGCGCAGTTTGGAAGCTCCTTTACGTCAGATGGCAGATAATGCGGGTGTAGAAGGCTCGGTAATCGTGGAAAAAGTCCGCGAAACTGACCTAAATATTGGCTACAACGCTGCTACGGGCGTATTTGAAGACTTAATTGCTGCGGGGATTATCGATCCGGCTAAAGTCGTGCGATCGGCTCTGCAAAATGCTGGCTCTATTGCTGGGATGGTAATAACTACTGAAGCCTTAGTCGTTGAGAAGCCTGAAAAGAATGCTCCTGCGCCTGATATGGGCGGTATGGGTGGTATGGGTGGTATGGGCGGTATGGGTGGTATGGGCGGTATGGGGATGATGTAA
- a CDS encoding phosphonate ABC transporter ATP-binding protein, with protein MIEKTNNIAANKSINPIFELKNVTKQFGNFSSIKKINLKIYPGERVALLGSSGAGKSTLINLLNGTVRPTSGEVWVLGKNLALKPATVRQIQRQIGTIYQQLHLVDNLQVIHNVNAGHLGRWTFWQAAFSLVFPLEVATATRALTQVGIAEKLYQRCGVLSGGQQQRVAIARVLVQNPAVILADEPIASLDPERSREIIQLLCQLNTQLNKTLVTSLHDWEVARNYYQRIVGLSGGEVLFDSPANLVTLEMVDGLYKQAN; from the coding sequence ATGATAGAAAAAACTAATAATATCGCTGCAAATAAGTCAATAAATCCCATCTTTGAACTTAAAAACGTTACTAAACAGTTTGGTAACTTTTCATCGATTAAAAAGATTAACTTAAAAATTTATCCGGGGGAAAGAGTCGCTTTATTAGGTTCTAGCGGTGCGGGTAAAAGTACGTTAATAAACTTACTTAATGGCACAGTTCGCCCAACTAGCGGGGAAGTGTGGGTATTGGGAAAGAATTTAGCTTTAAAGCCTGCAACAGTGCGTCAAATCCAACGGCAAATTGGGACGATTTACCAGCAATTACATTTGGTGGATAACCTGCAAGTAATTCATAATGTAAATGCGGGGCATTTGGGGCGGTGGACGTTTTGGCAAGCAGCTTTTTCGCTGGTGTTTCCATTAGAAGTTGCTACAGCGACTCGCGCTTTAACTCAGGTGGGGATTGCGGAGAAGTTGTACCAAAGGTGCGGAGTTTTGTCAGGAGGACAACAGCAAAGAGTAGCGATCGCGCGGGTATTGGTACAAAATCCGGCAGTGATATTAGCAGATGAACCGATAGCGAGCTTAGATCCAGAACGCAGCCGCGAAATTATCCAATTGCTTTGTCAGTTGAACACCCAATTAAATAAAACGTTGGTTACAAGTTTGCATGACTGGGAAGTAGCCCGTAATTATTATCAAAGAATTGTGGGGTTGTCTGGCGGAGAAGTTTTGTTCGATTCTCCGGCTAATTTGGTGACTTTAGAGATGGTTGATGGGTTATATAAACAAGCAAACTAA
- a CDS encoding low temperature requirement protein A, which translates to MSSWLQPPRLRTGEESEQEHRHATWLELFYDLVFVVAVSQVAHNLYADVSITGFLSFGFLFIPIWWAWIGTTFYSNRFDSDDIGHRLLLGVQMLAIAALAVNVHDGLGESSAGFAIAYAAGRAVLVLEYFRAAKHIPQARGLATRYGTGFAIAAILWLISVFIPTPWRFILWGLGLFVDFATPLTAPKSLHLGLLPHPEHLPERFGLFTIIVLGEAIIAVVDGVAEQKWNVTSASCAVLGFIIAFSLWWIYFENVSGSALRSAGAGGQIEIFQVWLYGHLPLVIGLSATGVGVEHIIATEAGNALSTPNRWLLCGAVALCLLSLGLLHRTGVIFKCKVRSKYRFGTAALLIILAIVGVGLSPLGVVGIVAFVCATQVVQDLYQSGQLTFQ; encoded by the coding sequence ATGAGTAGTTGGTTACAACCGCCGCGCTTGCGGACTGGGGAAGAAAGCGAACAAGAACATCGTCATGCTACTTGGTTAGAACTGTTTTATGACTTGGTTTTTGTAGTTGCGGTATCCCAAGTTGCCCATAACTTATATGCAGATGTATCCATAACGGGTTTTTTAAGTTTTGGATTTTTGTTTATCCCGATTTGGTGGGCGTGGATTGGGACGACATTTTACTCTAATCGCTTTGATAGCGACGATATCGGACATCGGTTATTACTTGGCGTGCAAATGCTGGCGATCGCTGCTTTAGCTGTTAATGTGCATGATGGTCTGGGGGAGTCTTCCGCCGGATTCGCTATAGCTTATGCCGCCGGGAGAGCAGTACTGGTGCTGGAATACTTCCGCGCTGCTAAACATATTCCTCAAGCACGAGGATTAGCAACTCGTTATGGTACGGGTTTTGCGATCGCAGCTATTTTATGGTTAATATCGGTATTTATTCCTACTCCCTGGCGGTTCATTTTGTGGGGACTGGGTTTATTTGTAGATTTTGCTACACCCTTAACAGCGCCGAAAAGCTTGCATTTAGGACTATTGCCACACCCGGAACACTTACCCGAACGTTTTGGACTATTTACAATTATTGTGTTAGGCGAGGCAATAATTGCCGTAGTTGATGGAGTAGCCGAGCAAAAATGGAATGTCACCAGTGCTAGTTGTGCGGTACTTGGCTTTATTATTGCCTTTAGCTTATGGTGGATTTATTTTGAAAATGTTAGCGGTTCGGCGTTGCGTTCGGCGGGTGCGGGAGGTCAAATTGAGATTTTTCAAGTTTGGCTTTACGGTCATTTACCTCTAGTTATTGGGTTATCGGCGACGGGTGTAGGTGTTGAACATATCATCGCTACGGAGGCGGGTAACGCTTTAAGTACGCCTAATCGGTGGTTATTGTGTGGTGCGGTGGCGCTGTGTTTGCTGTCTCTTGGGTTATTGCACCGCACGGGAGTAATTTTTAAGTGCAAAGTTAGAAGCAAATATCGCTTTGGAACGGCTGCATTATTAATCATTCTTGCTATTGTAGGAGTTGGTTTGTCTCCGCTTGGGGTAGTTGGGATTGTTGCTTTTGTCTGTGCTACTCAAGTTGTGCAAGATTTGTATCAAAGCGGTCAATTGACTTTTCAATAA
- a CDS encoding gamma-glutamylcyclotransferase translates to MSVQTEQIKNTLPVYNWTNTNGRMRKQQQQEPMFYYFAYGSCMCPVDLKRSLGEKTHIYVVGAATLIGYRLGFYCYSAFRNCGVLDIIKDPSSSVEGVLYKLPQRLGYALDEREGVHHNWYRHEQVDIACNGKLYENARTYMVIDKLSEELAPNDWYFNVVLRGAVTCGLPEQYCWNLFNHMHQLQQRHGLKSA, encoded by the coding sequence ATGAGCGTTCAGACTGAACAAATTAAAAACACTTTGCCAGTTTATAATTGGACAAATACTAATGGAAGAATGCGAAAACAGCAGCAGCAAGAACCCATGTTCTACTATTTTGCTTATGGTTCTTGTATGTGTCCAGTGGATTTAAAACGAAGTCTCGGTGAAAAAACTCATATCTATGTTGTCGGTGCGGCGACGCTGATTGGCTACCGATTAGGTTTTTATTGCTATTCCGCTTTTCGTAACTGTGGCGTATTAGATATTATCAAAGATCCGTCAAGCTCTGTTGAAGGGGTACTTTACAAACTACCGCAACGATTGGGTTATGCTTTAGACGAGCGCGAAGGGGTGCATCACAATTGGTACAGACACGAACAAGTAGATATTGCTTGCAATGGTAAGTTGTACGAAAATGCCCGTACTTACATGGTTATAGATAAGTTAAGCGAAGAACTTGCGCCTAATGATTGGTACTTTAACGTTGTATTGCGCGGTGCTGTTACTTGCGGTTTACCAGAACAATATTGCTGGAATTTGTTTAATCATATGCACCAATTACAACAGCGTCACGGTTTAAAATCTGCTTAA